The following proteins are co-located in the Poecile atricapillus isolate bPoeAtr1 chromosome 2, bPoeAtr1.hap1, whole genome shotgun sequence genome:
- the STX17 gene encoding syntaxin-17 — MSEDEEKVKLRRIEPAIQKFIKVAIPTDLERLRKHQINIEKYQRCRLWDRLHEEHINAGRTVQQLRANMREMEKLCLRVRQEDIPVLQRMINPIKEEASAATKDFLQLHSESAEELKRQLKGQEDASLTRSATLGQETFCNTEAKDGSQSLIQIYSHLPEIPQEENAAESWESLEGDLIELSQLVTEFSLLVCSQQEKIDRIEDHVNSAAANVEEGTKNLGKAAKYKLAALPVAGAVIGGVVGGPIGLLAGFKVAGIAAALGGGILGFTGGKLIQRKKQKMIEQVSSSCPELSHQSAKKSS, encoded by the exons ATGTCCGAAGATGAGGAAAAAGTTAAACTCCGCCGAATCGAACCTGCAATTCAGAAATTCATTAAAGTGGCAATTCCAACAGATTTGGAAAGGTTAAGAAAACACCAAATAAATATTGAGAAG tATCAGAGATGCAGGCTCTGGGACAGATTGCACGAAGAGCACATCAATGCAGGACGAACAGTTCAG CAACTCCGTGCCAATATGAGAGAGATGGAGAAACTCTGTTTGCGAGTCCGGCAGGAAGACATCCCAGTTCTGCAGAGAATGATAAATCCCATTAAAGAGGAGGCGTCAGCTGCCACTAAAGACTTCCTGCAGCTGCATTCTGAATCTGCAGAAGAACTTAAAAGGCAACTCAAAGGACAGGAGGATGCCTCTTTAACCAGATCTGCAACTCTAGGACAAG AAACTTTTTGTAACACGGAAGCAAAGGATGGCTCCCAAAGTTTGATCCAGATTTACTCCCACCTTCCGGAAATACCTCAGGAAGAAAATGCAGCTGAGTCCTGGGAAAGTTTAGAAGGG GACTTGATTGAGCTCAGCCAGTTGGTGACTGAGTTTTCTCTTCTAGTCTGT TCCCAGCAGGAGAAGATTGACAGGATTGAAGACCATGTCAACAGTGCTGCTGCGAATGTTGAAGAGGGAACCAAAAACTTGGGGAAG gCTGCAAAATACAagctggcagctctgcctgtAGCAGGTGCAGTCATTGGTGGAGTGGTGGGGGGTCCTATTGGTCTCCTTGCAGGCTTCAAAGTAGCAGGAATTGCAGCTGCACTTGgtggtgggattttgggctTCACAGGTGGAAAATtgatacaaagaaaaaaacaaaaaatgattGAGCAGGTCTCTTCCAGCTGTCCAGAGCTTTCTCACCAAAGTGCCAAAAAATCCAGCTGA